Proteins from one Salaquimonas pukyongi genomic window:
- the ubiG gene encoding bifunctional 2-polyprenyl-6-hydroxyphenol methylase/3-demethylubiquinol 3-O-methyltransferase UbiG, whose translation MSAQAKPATTIDQAEVDRFSAMAAEWWDPSGKFKPLHKFNPVRLAYIKEKASQRFDRDPRDSRGFSGLRLLDIGCGGGLLSEPMARLGAEVVGADVSQTNVEVAKLHAAQSGLTIDYRAMSAEALQEAGETFDIVLNMEVVEHVADVDLFMSKCAAMVRPGGLMFAATINRTMKARALAIFMAENVLRWLPRGTHQYEKLVTPQELEKPLKESGMQVIDRTGVFYNPLTDQWARSRDMDVNYMILAARD comes from the coding sequence ATGTCCGCACAAGCAAAGCCCGCTACCACCATTGATCAGGCGGAAGTCGACCGTTTTTCGGCCATGGCAGCCGAGTGGTGGGATCCCTCTGGCAAGTTCAAGCCCCTGCACAAGTTCAATCCCGTCCGCCTGGCTTATATCAAGGAAAAGGCAAGCCAGCGCTTTGATCGTGATCCCAGGGACAGCCGGGGCTTCAGCGGATTGCGCCTGCTCGATATCGGCTGTGGCGGCGGATTGCTGAGCGAACCCATGGCGCGCCTTGGTGCGGAAGTCGTCGGTGCCGATGTTTCCCAAACCAATGTGGAGGTCGCAAAACTTCATGCAGCCCAGAGCGGCCTGACGATCGATTATCGCGCCATGTCGGCCGAAGCGCTTCAGGAAGCAGGGGAAACCTTCGACATCGTACTCAACATGGAAGTGGTCGAGCATGTTGCCGATGTCGATCTTTTCATGAGCAAATGCGCCGCCATGGTGCGCCCTGGCGGGCTGATGTTCGCCGCCACCATCAACCGCACCATGAAGGCCAGGGCCCTGGCCATCTTCATGGCGGAAAACGTGCTGCGCTGGCTGCCCAGAGGCACCCACCAATACGAGAAGCTGGTGACACCGCAGGAACTGGAAAAGCCGCTGAAAGAAAGCGGCATGCAGGTCATCGACCGTACCGGCGTGTTTTACAACCCGCTCACCGACCAATGGGCACGCTCGCGTGACATGGACGTCAACTACATGATCCTCGCGGCACGCGACTGA
- a CDS encoding DUF1178 family protein, with protein sequence MIKYSLVCSNGHEFEGWFSAGEEYDRLEKAGHLACAVCGNGGVSKTIMAPSVNSPKKRSSVPVAVEAGSSPESAAKTDASGTATVASLPPQLRRAFIEQVRAFRKQVTESAEDVGDRFAEEARKIHYGEAQERGIYGQARAEDAAELVEEGIDVYPLPELPEDRN encoded by the coding sequence ATGATCAAATACTCGCTTGTTTGCAGCAATGGCCACGAATTCGAAGGCTGGTTTTCAGCCGGCGAGGAATATGACCGGCTTGAAAAGGCAGGCCATCTTGCCTGCGCGGTCTGTGGCAATGGCGGTGTGTCCAAGACAATCATGGCGCCATCGGTGAATTCGCCGAAAAAGCGCAGCAGCGTGCCGGTGGCGGTTGAAGCGGGAAGTTCTCCAGAGAGCGCCGCAAAGACGGATGCTTCCGGCACTGCAACCGTTGCCTCCCTGCCGCCGCAGTTGCGCCGGGCCTTTATCGAGCAGGTGCGGGCCTTCCGCAAACAGGTGACGGAATCGGCAGAGGATGTGGGCGACCGGTTTGCCGAGGAAGCACGCAAAATCCACTATGGCGAGGCGCAGGAGCGTGGCATTTACGGACAGGCCAGGGCCGAGGACGCTGCCGAGCTGGTGGAAGAGGGCATTGACGTCTATCCGCTGCCGGAGTTGCCGGAAGACCGTAACTGA
- a CDS encoding carbon-nitrogen hydrolase family protein, which translates to MADTQNSFRVACVQMRSGTDPDANVRVMRQLTEEAVAKGANYVQTPEMTGLLEKNPKALLEIINPQEEDPSFLAAAELAKRHGIWFHLGSTAIRRPQTDEDGRAANRAAVFSPDGMLVATYDKIHMFDVSVDEKNRWQESARYAPGDRAVVVEAGFAKIGLSICYDIRFPQLYRQLAKAGAQILTCPAAFTRPTGKAHWETLLRARAIENGAFVIAAAQGGSHEDGRETWGRSMVAGPWGEIVGRLDHDEPGVLVCDLDLDEVESARQRLPVLDNERRFALTKV; encoded by the coding sequence ATGGCTGATACCCAAAACAGCTTCCGCGTTGCCTGCGTCCAGATGCGATCTGGCACCGACCCGGACGCCAATGTGCGCGTCATGCGGCAACTGACCGAAGAGGCAGTTGCAAAGGGTGCCAACTATGTGCAGACGCCGGAGATGACCGGGTTGCTGGAGAAAAACCCCAAGGCGCTGCTTGAGATCATAAATCCGCAGGAAGAAGACCCGTCGTTTCTGGCCGCGGCAGAACTGGCGAAGCGCCATGGCATCTGGTTTCACCTTGGATCAACGGCGATCCGCCGCCCGCAAACCGATGAAGATGGGCGGGCAGCAAACAGAGCAGCGGTCTTTTCGCCCGATGGCATGCTGGTTGCCACCTATGACAAGATCCACATGTTCGATGTATCGGTGGATGAGAAAAACCGCTGGCAGGAATCGGCCCGCTATGCGCCGGGCGACCGGGCGGTGGTGGTGGAAGCGGGCTTTGCCAAGATCGGGCTGTCAATCTGTTATGATATCCGCTTTCCGCAGCTCTACCGGCAGCTTGCCAAGGCAGGCGCGCAAATCCTGACCTGCCCGGCGGCGTTCACCCGCCCGACCGGCAAGGCGCATTGGGAAACCCTGCTGAGGGCAAGGGCCATTGAGAATGGCGCATTTGTCATTGCGGCAGCCCAGGGCGGCAGCCACGAAGACGGGCGGGAGACCTGGGGCAGATCGATGGTTGCCGGACCGTGGGGCGAGATTGTGGGCCGTCTTGATCATGACGAACCGGGGGTTCTGGTTTGTGATCTCGATCTGGATGAGGTTGAAAGTGCCCGCCAGCGCCTGCCGGTGCTCGACAATGAGCGCCGCTTTGCACTGACCAAGGTGTGA
- the grxC gene encoding glutaredoxin 3: MANVVIYTRKLCGFCTAAKSLLSRKAVAFREIDATFDAKLRQEMIRKSGRTTFPQIFIGGHHVGGCDELMALERAGKLDAMLNHG, encoded by the coding sequence ATGGCCAATGTTGTTATCTATACCCGCAAGCTTTGCGGCTTTTGCACTGCGGCGAAAAGCCTGCTGTCGCGCAAGGCGGTGGCGTTTCGCGAGATCGACGCCACCTTCGATGCGAAACTGCGCCAGGAGATGATCCGGAAATCGGGACGTACCACGTTTCCGCAGATTTTCATCGGTGGTCATCATGTTGGCGGTTGCGATGAATTGATGGCGCTGGAGCGAGCCGGCAAGCTGGATGCGATGTTGAACCATGGCTGA
- a CDS encoding ComF family protein — MMSATRLAGRVLSGLANVAVPPQCLICGALAAEAGACCAQCWCKLRFIAKPYCAISGKPFEYDAGEGALSPEVLAAPPPYERARAVLIYDGASKVLVTRLKYGDRLDLAPWMAQWMVRAGRELLEPGVVVVPVPLHGMRRLGRRYNQSAELARHITRACGLDYRPEFLQRIRKTRQQVGLTANQRARNVAGAFRVPAAQKAGVAGSKLVLIDDVFTSGATASAACRALKRAGAARVDVLTFARVEPTAIEALYTV; from the coding sequence ATGATGTCAGCTACACGTCTTGCGGGAAGGGTCCTGTCCGGCCTTGCCAATGTGGCGGTGCCGCCGCAATGTCTGATCTGCGGCGCGCTTGCGGCGGAGGCCGGTGCCTGCTGTGCACAATGCTGGTGCAAGCTGCGCTTCATCGCCAAGCCGTATTGCGCGATTTCGGGCAAACCTTTCGAGTATGACGCTGGTGAGGGGGCCCTTTCGCCGGAAGTGCTGGCGGCACCGCCGCCCTATGAACGGGCACGGGCAGTGCTGATCTATGACGGCGCCAGCAAGGTACTGGTTACCCGCCTCAAATATGGTGACCGGCTCGATCTCGCCCCGTGGATGGCGCAATGGATGGTGCGGGCGGGCCGCGAATTGCTGGAGCCCGGCGTGGTGGTTGTGCCGGTGCCGCTACACGGAATGCGGCGTCTTGGCAGGCGCTACAATCAGTCTGCAGAGCTGGCACGGCATATTACCAGGGCATGCGGGCTGGACTATCGCCCCGAATTTCTGCAGCGTATTCGCAAGACCCGCCAGCAGGTCGGCCTGACCGCGAACCAGCGGGCGCGCAACGTGGCTGGTGCGTTCCGCGTTCCTGCCGCGCAAAAGGCCGGTGTTGCAGGCAGCAAGCTTGTTCTGATCGACGATGTATTTACCAGCGGTGCCACAGCAAGCGCTGCCTGCCGGGCGCTCAAACGGGCGGGCGCTGCACGGGTTGACGTTCTTACCTTTGCAAGAGTTGAACCGACAGCAATCGAAGCTCTATATACCGTGTAA
- a CDS encoding methyltransferase domain-containing protein has protein sequence MDSTMYARRRQQLTERAARIAMPGADFLHGEAAGIVGERLAAINRRFEKPALLFDGPFAANIGRIVCEAGAPIDGTFSHVAWPKPGKTGEILPMEPQSADLIVSVFDLQRVADPAAMLLQINHALVPDGLFMAVLPAAGFLAELRQALIETELSLREAAAARVDHFRATSEIGNLLQQAGFKLVVSDLEERDIRYRDVKHLLGDIRAAGAASLQSTSSPALPKKALSTLENVYGKLAGTADGRIQASARMAFATGWKHAANQQQPSKPGSATHRLQDYLKKK, from the coding sequence ATGGACAGCACAATGTACGCCCGCCGACGGCAACAATTGACAGAGCGAGCCGCCCGCATCGCAATGCCCGGCGCAGATTTCCTGCACGGTGAGGCCGCAGGGATCGTCGGCGAGCGCCTTGCAGCAATCAACCGGCGGTTCGAGAAACCGGCTCTGCTGTTTGACGGCCCCTTCGCCGCAAACATCGGGCGGATCGTCTGCGAGGCTGGCGCGCCCATTGACGGCACCTTTTCGCACGTTGCCTGGCCCAAACCGGGCAAAACCGGTGAAATTCTACCGATGGAACCGCAATCAGCCGACCTCATTGTCTCCGTTTTCGATCTACAGCGGGTCGCCGATCCTGCGGCAATGCTGCTGCAGATCAATCATGCCCTTGTTCCCGACGGATTGTTCATGGCCGTTCTGCCGGCCGCCGGTTTTCTCGCCGAGTTGCGGCAAGCCCTGATCGAAACGGAATTGTCGCTGCGGGAGGCTGCGGCAGCCCGTGTCGACCATTTTCGCGCCACCAGCGAAATCGGCAACCTGCTGCAGCAGGCCGGCTTCAAACTGGTGGTCAGCGATCTGGAGGAACGCGACATCCGCTATCGCGATGTGAAGCATCTGCTCGGCGATATTCGCGCAGCCGGCGCTGCATCCCTGCAAAGCACCAGCTCTCCGGCGCTTCCAAAGAAGGCACTTTCAACCCTGGAAAATGTCTATGGAAAACTGGCCGGAACGGCGGATGGCCGCATTCAGGCAAGCGCCAGAATGGCGTTCGCAACCGGGTGGAAACACGCAGCGAACCAGCAGCAGCCGTCAAAGCCCGGTTCTGCCACCCATCGGCTGCAGGATTATCTGAAAAAGAAATAA
- a CDS encoding Flp family type IVb pilin has protein sequence MWRFFKNFLKNEDAATSIEYALIGGLISIAIVGGATAIGTSVGEDYNELGDKFNNF, from the coding sequence ATGTGGCGCTTTTTCAAGAACTTCCTCAAAAATGAAGATGCAGCGACCTCAATTGAGTATGCGCTGATCGGTGGCCTGATTTCGATTGCCATTGTCGGCGGCGCCACTGCGATCGGCACTTCCGTTGGCGAAGATTACAACGAGCTTGGCGACAAGTTCAATAACTTCTGA
- a CDS encoding (deoxy)nucleoside triphosphate pyrophosphohydrolase, which yields MKTLLVVACALIDADNRVLITRRPEGKAMAGLWEFPGGKVERDELPEDALLRELQEELGVTTWKSCLAPLTFASHDYGDFHLLMPLYVCRKWEGLMAAREGQALKWVRPNRLRDYPMPPADAPLIPALIDLL from the coding sequence ATGAAAACGCTGCTGGTGGTAGCATGCGCACTGATTGATGCCGACAACCGGGTGCTGATTACCCGGCGGCCAGAGGGAAAGGCCATGGCGGGGTTGTGGGAATTTCCCGGCGGCAAGGTTGAGAGGGACGAATTGCCGGAGGATGCCCTGCTGCGTGAATTGCAGGAAGAACTGGGCGTGACCACGTGGAAGTCGTGCCTGGCACCGCTGACCTTTGCCAGCCACGACTACGGGGATTTTCATCTCCTGATGCCGTTATATGTCTGCCGCAAATGGGAAGGACTGATGGCGGCGCGGGAAGGCCAGGCGTTGAAATGGGTCCGGCCCAACCGGCTGCGCGACTATCCCATGCCCCCTGCCGATGCACCGCTGATACCGGCGTTAATCGATCTTTTATAA
- a CDS encoding GNAT family N-acetyltransferase, giving the protein MKYHLPKIRLLEAASFRSFPSTTTRYDGTWAIRMTAGHPAKRLNSVNPLDPDDRLDLENRVALAGERFRSFGRPLLFRLTPLAPEVLRKTLLEKGWRSFEESLVMMADLTPQTAAGAEDQLPMKDIGRWVDGYIELSQESSALKPGLAEIIGATEPETGLFMRHRDDDGKLVSVVRCVRDLRLAGVFDLVTCKAESRKGHARKVLSTALRWAHHHGARQAWLQVVADNRPARKLYEQAGFKEVYRYSYWKPPVGEAGEAEAGS; this is encoded by the coding sequence TTGAAATATCATCTTCCCAAAATCCGGTTGCTGGAGGCGGCAAGCTTCCGTTCGTTTCCCTCCACCACCACCCGCTACGATGGTACTTGGGCAATCCGCATGACCGCAGGCCATCCTGCAAAGCGGCTTAATTCCGTAAATCCCCTTGATCCCGATGACCGGCTCGATCTTGAAAACCGCGTTGCCCTTGCCGGAGAGCGGTTTCGCAGTTTCGGGCGGCCGCTGCTGTTTCGCCTGACGCCACTGGCGCCTGAGGTGCTGCGGAAAACGCTGCTGGAAAAGGGATGGCGCAGTTTTGAGGAAAGTCTGGTGATGATGGCCGATTTGACACCGCAAACGGCGGCCGGCGCTGAAGACCAGCTGCCGATGAAAGACATCGGGCGTTGGGTTGACGGGTATATTGAACTGTCGCAGGAAAGCTCTGCCTTAAAGCCCGGCCTTGCAGAAATCATCGGAGCGACCGAGCCGGAGACCGGCCTGTTCATGCGCCACCGGGACGATGACGGCAAGTTGGTCAGTGTGGTGCGCTGCGTGCGCGATCTGCGGCTTGCCGGAGTTTTCGATCTTGTCACCTGCAAGGCCGAGAGCCGCAAGGGCCATGCCCGCAAGGTTCTTTCCACAGCGCTGCGCTGGGCCCATCATCACGGCGCCCGGCAAGCCTGGCTGCAGGTCGTTGCCGACAACCGTCCGGCGCGCAAGCTGTATGAGCAGGCGGGGTTCAAGGAGGTTTACCGTTACAGCTACTGGAAGCCGCCGGTTGGGGAAGCGGGTGAGGCGGAGGCAGGTTCATGA
- the argJ gene encoding bifunctional glutamate N-acetyltransferase/amino-acid acetyltransferase ArgJ — protein sequence MKVSPLAPKGYPAMPAIEGVRLGAVEAGIKYKNREDLAVIVFDRPASVAGVFTRSKCPSAPVDWCRKQLPKGRARAVVVNSGNANAFTGMKGADAVKQTVAAACQAFGCKVSEVFAASTGVIGEPLDASSFEQHLKKAGSKAAAEGWEATARAIMTTDTYPKMATRTFEVAGKSYRLNGMAKGSGMIQPDMATMLSFLVTDYPMESGLLQKLLAKAVGPSFNSISVDSDTSTSDTVLLFSALNGREGETNSRSGGVNVFARALKQVLHELAMLVVRDGEGASKHVEITVSGARSAASARRIGLAIANSPLVKTAIAGEDANWGRIVMAVGKAGEAADRDRLKISFGGLCVARKGVRAPDYEEEKATQIMKRDFIDIAVDVGVGRGSATVWTCDLTADYVAINADYRS from the coding sequence ATGAAGGTCTCGCCGCTTGCACCAAAAGGATATCCCGCCATGCCGGCAATCGAGGGGGTGCGGCTGGGCGCCGTTGAGGCGGGAATCAAATACAAAAATCGCGAAGATCTTGCGGTGATTGTTTTTGACCGCCCGGCAAGTGTGGCCGGGGTCTTTACCCGTTCAAAATGTCCTTCTGCGCCGGTCGACTGGTGCCGCAAACAGTTGCCGAAGGGCAGGGCGCGCGCCGTTGTCGTCAACTCCGGCAATGCCAATGCGTTTACCGGTATGAAGGGCGCAGATGCCGTCAAACAGACCGTAGCGGCCGCCTGCCAGGCATTCGGCTGCAAGGTATCGGAGGTATTTGCCGCTTCCACCGGCGTCATCGGTGAACCGCTTGATGCTTCCAGCTTTGAACAGCACCTAAAAAAAGCCGGCAGCAAGGCGGCGGCGGAAGGCTGGGAGGCAACCGCCCGAGCCATCATGACTACCGACACCTATCCGAAGATGGCGACACGAACCTTCGAGGTGGCCGGCAAATCCTACCGGCTCAACGGAATGGCCAAGGGATCGGGCATGATCCAGCCGGACATGGCGACCATGCTTTCCTTTCTGGTAACCGATTATCCGATGGAGAGCGGCCTGTTGCAGAAGCTGCTGGCGAAAGCCGTTGGCCCCAGCTTCAACTCGATCAGCGTCGACAGTGATACGTCGACAAGCGATACCGTCCTGCTGTTTTCCGCTCTGAATGGACGCGAGGGAGAGACGAATTCCAGGTCCGGCGGAGTTAATGTGTTTGCCAGGGCACTCAAACAGGTGTTGCACGAACTTGCGATGCTGGTGGTGCGCGACGGGGAAGGTGCCTCCAAGCACGTGGAAATCACCGTAAGCGGCGCCAGGAGTGCGGCATCGGCCCGCCGTATCGGACTTGCGATCGCCAATTCGCCGCTGGTCAAGACGGCAATTGCCGGCGAAGACGCCAATTGGGGCCGTATCGTCATGGCTGTTGGCAAGGCTGGCGAAGCCGCCGACAGGGACAGGCTGAAAATCTCCTTCGGTGGCTTGTGCGTTGCGCGCAAGGGCGTTCGGGCTCCCGATTACGAAGAGGAAAAAGCAACACAGATCATGAAACGGGATTTTATCGATATCGCGGTTGATGTTGGCGTCGGGCGCGGCTCGGCCACGGTTTGGACCTGCGATCTCACAGCAGACTATGTAGCCATCAATGCCGATTACCGGAGTTGA
- a CDS encoding peptidylprolyl isomerase, translated as MIKGMRLPAAIVMAAMLGSGLGAGSAAAEGKVVAKVGEMKITTQELAFAESELSREFAQVPEDKRKAAILAALIDIKLLANKAAVEGLDEKDSFKARMAFVQSRNLHNLYFQETVVAGVSDEEVRERFDKEIAATAPETEIKARHILVASEEEANAVIAELAQGKDFAELAKDKSTGPSGANGGDLGYFGKGQMVPEFEEAAFGLDNGKFTTTPVKTQFGWHVILKEEEREKPKPQFDQVKDQIRQVVYREKYFELVKKAREETDVEILDADLKSAVEATTETKEQ; from the coding sequence ATGATCAAGGGAATGAGGCTGCCGGCAGCAATTGTGATGGCTGCAATGCTGGGCAGTGGGCTGGGCGCTGGCAGCGCTGCAGCCGAAGGCAAGGTGGTTGCCAAAGTCGGCGAGATGAAAATCACCACCCAGGAACTTGCCTTTGCGGAGTCTGAACTGAGCCGCGAATTTGCCCAGGTTCCCGAAGACAAGCGCAAGGCTGCGATCCTGGCTGCCCTGATCGACATCAAACTGCTGGCCAACAAGGCGGCAGTCGAAGGGCTTGACGAAAAGGACAGCTTCAAGGCCCGCATGGCCTTCGTTCAATCGCGCAACCTGCACAATCTCTATTTTCAGGAGACGGTGGTTGCCGGTGTGAGCGACGAAGAGGTTCGCGAGCGCTTTGACAAGGAAATCGCGGCAACGGCACCGGAAACCGAAATCAAGGCACGGCACATTCTGGTGGCGAGCGAAGAAGAGGCAAATGCCGTCATTGCAGAACTTGCCCAGGGCAAGGATTTTGCCGAACTCGCCAAAGATAAGTCAACCGGCCCGTCGGGTGCCAATGGCGGCGATCTGGGATATTTCGGCAAGGGGCAGATGGTTCCCGAATTCGAGGAAGCCGCCTTCGGCCTCGACAATGGCAAGTTCACCACCACGCCGGTGAAGACCCAGTTCGGCTGGCATGTCATCTTGAAGGAAGAAGAGCGCGAAAAGCCGAAACCTCAGTTTGATCAGGTCAAGGACCAGATCCGGCAGGTGGTGTACCGGGAAAAGTATTTCGAGCTGGTCAAAAAGGCGCGCGAGGAAACCGATGTGGAAATCCTTGACGCTGATTTGAAGTCGGCGGTAGAGGCAACCACAGAAACGAAAGAACAGTAA
- the secA gene encoding preprotein translocase subunit SecA, with the protein MGMFSGIAKKIFGSANERQVKMLLPKVEAINALEEEISALSDKDLKAKTDEFRQQIANGAKLDDLLVPAFAVAREAAKRSLGMRPFDVQLIGAMILHDGGISEMRTGEGKTLVATLAVYLNALAGNGVHVVTVNDYLAKRDAEWMGKLYEWLGLSTGVIVHGLNDDERRAAYACDVTYGTNNEFGFDYLRDNMKFDLESMVQRGHNYAIVDEVDSILIDEARTPLIISGPLDDRSELYVTVDKFIPMLDQADYEIDEKQKSANFTEDGTEKLEGLLREAGHLKGESLYDIENVAIVHHVNNALKAHKLFQKDRDYIVRNDEVVIIDEFTGRMMPGRRYSEGQHQALEAKEGVTIQPENQTLASITFQNYFRLYDKLAGMTGTAMTEAEEFADIYGLQVVDVPTNLPVARMDEDDEVYRTVEEKYRAIIHLIKDCRERGQPVLVGTTSIEKSELLAEQLRQGGIKDFQVLNARYHEQEAYIISQAGVPGAITIATNMAGRGTDIQLGGNIDMRLEHELADMAEGKARDKKEKAIRDEVAALKEQAKAAGGLYVIGTERHESRRIDNQLRGRSGRQGDPGSSKFFLSLQDDLMRIFGSDRMDGMLRKLGLKEDEAIIHPWINKALEKAQQKVEARNFDIRKNLLKFDDVMNDQRKVIFEQRIELMQSEDISDTIADMRNEVIDDLVARHIPERAYPEQWETKELKEGVNAYFALDLPVDEWAGEEGIDEEDIIDRITEAAEKAYEDKKQRFGPEISKYVEKSVVLQTIDHLWREHLVNLDHLRSVVGFRGYGQRDPLQEYKGESFELFQAMLVNLRQAVCAQLSRVELAPPEDRPQPAAAAAAGFSPEGGVDPEELPDEWLKTGRNAPCPCGSGKKFKHCHGKYV; encoded by the coding sequence ATGGGCATGTTCTCTGGTATCGCAAAGAAGATTTTCGGTTCGGCCAACGAACGCCAGGTCAAGATGTTGTTACCGAAGGTGGAGGCGATCAACGCGCTTGAGGAAGAAATCTCCGCGCTTTCCGACAAAGACCTGAAAGCCAAAACCGACGAGTTCCGCCAGCAAATCGCCAATGGCGCGAAGCTGGATGATCTTCTGGTTCCAGCTTTCGCGGTTGCCCGCGAGGCGGCGAAGCGATCCCTCGGCATGCGGCCCTTCGACGTGCAGTTGATCGGCGCGATGATCCTGCATGATGGCGGCATTTCCGAGATGCGCACCGGTGAGGGAAAGACGCTGGTGGCAACCCTTGCCGTCTATCTCAACGCGCTTGCAGGCAATGGCGTCCATGTGGTCACCGTCAACGATTATCTGGCCAAGCGCGATGCCGAATGGATGGGCAAGCTCTATGAGTGGCTCGGCCTTTCCACCGGCGTCATTGTCCACGGCCTCAACGACGATGAACGCCGCGCCGCCTATGCCTGCGACGTGACCTACGGCACCAACAACGAATTCGGCTTCGACTATCTGCGCGACAACATGAAGTTCGATCTGGAAAGCATGGTGCAGCGTGGCCACAACTACGCCATCGTCGATGAGGTCGACTCCATTCTGATCGATGAGGCCCGTACTCCGCTGATCATCTCCGGCCCGCTCGACGACCGTTCCGAACTCTATGTCACCGTCGACAAGTTCATCCCCATGCTTGACCAGGCCGATTACGAAATCGATGAAAAACAGAAGTCGGCCAACTTCACCGAGGACGGCACGGAAAAGCTGGAAGGCCTGCTGAGGGAAGCCGGGCATCTGAAGGGCGAATCCCTCTACGATATCGAAAACGTTGCCATCGTCCACCACGTGAACAACGCGCTGAAGGCACACAAGCTGTTCCAGAAGGACCGCGACTACATCGTGCGCAATGATGAGGTTGTCATCATCGACGAGTTCACCGGCCGCATGATGCCGGGGCGCCGCTATTCGGAGGGCCAGCATCAGGCGCTGGAGGCCAAGGAAGGCGTGACCATCCAGCCTGAAAACCAGACGCTCGCCTCCATCACGTTCCAGAACTATTTCCGCCTGTATGACAAGCTTGCCGGCATGACCGGCACCGCCATGACGGAAGCCGAGGAGTTCGCCGATATTTATGGCCTTCAGGTGGTTGATGTGCCCACCAACCTGCCGGTTGCCCGGATGGATGAGGACGATGAGGTCTACCGGACGGTCGAGGAGAAATACCGGGCGATCATCCATCTCATCAAGGACTGCCGCGAGCGCGGCCAGCCGGTGCTTGTCGGCACCACCTCGATCGAAAAATCGGAACTTTTGGCCGAGCAACTGCGCCAGGGCGGCATCAAGGACTTCCAGGTCCTCAATGCCCGCTATCATGAGCAGGAAGCCTATATCATTTCACAGGCCGGCGTTCCCGGCGCCATCACCATTGCAACCAACATGGCCGGCCGCGGCACGGACATCCAGCTCGGCGGCAATATTGACATGCGGCTCGAGCACGAGCTCGCCGACATGGCCGAAGGCAAGGCGCGCGACAAGAAGGAAAAGGCGATCCGCGATGAAGTGGCGGCGCTCAAGGAACAGGCAAAAGCCGCCGGCGGCCTCTACGTCATCGGCACCGAACGCCACGAAAGCCGCAGGATCGACAACCAGTTGCGGGGCCGGTCGGGCCGCCAGGGCGATCCAGGCAGTTCCAAGTTCTTCCTGTCGCTGCAGGATGATTTGATGCGCATCTTCGGCTCCGACCGCATGGACGGCATGCTGCGCAAGCTGGGGCTGAAGGAAGACGAAGCGATTATCCATCCCTGGATCAACAAGGCACTGGAAAAAGCCCAGCAAAAGGTGGAAGCGCGCAACTTCGACATCCGCAAGAACCTGCTGAAGTTCGACGACGTGATGAACGACCAGCGCAAGGTGATCTTCGAACAACGCATCGAATTGATGCAGTCGGAGGATATTTCCGATACCATTGCCGACATGCGCAACGAGGTTATCGATGATCTCGTTGCCCGCCACATTCCTGAGCGGGCCTATCCGGAGCAGTGGGAGACAAAGGAACTCAAGGAAGGCGTCAATGCCTACTTCGCCCTCGATCTGCCGGTTGACGAATGGGCCGGGGAAGAGGGCATCGACGAGGAAGACATCATCGATCGCATCACCGAGGCCGCCGAAAAGGCCTATGAAGACAAGAAACAGCGTTTCGGGCCGGAAATCTCCAAATACGTCGAAAAATCAGTCGTGCTGCAGACCATCGACCATCTCTGGCGCGAGCATCTGGTCAATCTCGATCATCTGCGCTCGGTAGTGGGCTTTCGCGGCTACGGCCAGCGTGATCCGCTGCAGGAATACAAGGGTGAGAGCTTCGAACTGTTCCAGGCCATGCTGGTCAATCTGCGCCAGGCCGTCTGCGCCCAGCTTTCCCGGGTCGAACTTGCGCCGCCGGAAGATCGGCCGCAGCCTGCCGCCGCTGCCGCTGCAGGCTTTTCTCCAGAGGGCGGCGTCGACCCTGAAGAATTACCGGATGAATGGCTGAAAACCGGCCGCAACGCGCCATGTCCCTGCGGTTCTGGCAAGAAGTTCAAGCACTGCCACGGTAAATACGTCTAA